A window of the Besnoitia besnoiti strain Bb-Ger1 chromosome VI, whole genome shotgun sequence genome harbors these coding sequences:
- a CDS encoding hypothetical protein (encoded by transcript BESB_064930), which yields MACPGNDADVVTRTPPPPATLRFMPPFSQPEGQEGSRRRDRDDPRKRDGHAPACVSSEASVAHGPVAGGSEGSVLMRGSPLPPSTPKKGGTAQPPGEGLTRAASSVSDCLLTQRDRHPATQDMSLASSAGEQGSQGLRQSSSGSRRQVESTQGEFGWITGSSAPCGSTPGPALFASRRARTVGTAGGRSSSSTFSSQANKSRLPEAERRNTGGSVGAMLPSSGSLAFPQDASPAICGVDAAAEAATPANAVPSCGGKAAVAPPPPVFKASQRRVKRTDSPFHMPGGGECFPPSSWGRSQREERGESVFTSERSGPVFKTIDGDAPRESIIPGLLLADGLERGVKVDIPSQDCIAFKPREEGAARGAASQKAHIAQNVLTGGSGAGPQNGLVLPSSSVGVCFPFCVRGEVPRHEEAPAPFAWLASDQATPPWPGALPAGTSSTDAPTPPPPPPPPSARFPLCTLGPVEAADGAGEGEVRTGVSRNTGPAGTGVPGELCKDVGGVSLARNGCADGAGPKASSSCSHKDSPCVTLGILEPSMIPRSLNWVDRNNPSAPFEAADNGEGAGAVGARRARQLGITWTCRGPRAHTLSADALKHLSRKPEELERVSQLAHQLQKSSVLLSDSRSSFDGGKDVDREDAEASADVTVVTLPAAKRKGSTDATADRSQRVSTAADNVKCFGPGHGKRQGAASASQSFPPGAVACDANREGAPAGPVLLGSYGRHCESNGTLNTVTPKTSTPITQNASPVTTSANNTPPRGFGPSGGKRQEAYREAPESQPLRGETKLAKNAADVVDRRTQENADGTGSGVMPAGTMAHEKGDRLATWL from the coding sequence ATGGCGTGTCCAGGCAACGACGCAGACGTCGTTACACGGACGCCACCACCGCCTGCAACCCTGCGGTTCATGCCCCCCTTTTCCCAACCTGAAGGGCAGGAAGGcagccggaggcgcgacagGGACGACCCCAGGAAGAGAGATGGGCATGCGCCAGCGTGCGTTTCCTCAGAAGCCTCCGTCGCGCACGGACCTGTGGCCGGGGGCAGCGAAGGGAGCGTTCTTATGCGAGGCagtccgctgccgccctccacTCCAAAGAAAGGCGGAACAGCTCAACCTCCTGGCGAAGGCCTGACTCGAGCAGCCTCGTCCGTGTCTGACTGCCTGCTGACTCAAAGGGATAGACATCCTGCCACTCAGGACATGTCCCTCGCCTCTTCAGCCGGTGAACAGGGTTCGCAAGGGCTGCGGCAGAGCTCCAGCGGGAGCCGCCGTCAGGTGGAAAGTACGCAGGGTGAGTTCGGATGGATCACAGGGAGCTCGGCGCCGTGCGGCAGCACTCCCGGTCCCGCGCTGTTCGCCTCGAGAAGGGCGCGCACAGTTGGCACGGCTGGCGGTCGGTCCTCGTCGTCCACCTTCTCGTCTCAAGCAAACAAGTCTCGGCTtccagaagcagagaggcgaaatACTGGAGGAAGTGTTGGTGCGATGCTGCCGTCCTCCGGGTCACTCGCCTTTCCTCAGGACGCCTCTCCGGCGATCTGTGGGGtagacgcggccgcggaggctgcgacgcctgcgaACGCAGTGCCCAGCTGTGGTGGCAAGGCTGCCgtcgcccctccccctccagTATTCAAGGCATCCCAGAGGCGAGTCAAACGGACGGATTCGCCTTTCCATATGCCCGGCGGAGGAGAATGTTTTCCTCCCAGCTCCTGGGGTCGatcgcagagagaagaaagaggggAGTCTGTCTTCACCTCGGAGAGAAGTGGCCCGGTCTTCAAAACCATAGatggagacgcgccgcgtgAAAGTATAATCCCCGGACTGCTACTGGCTGACGGTCTGGAACGCGGAGTAAAGGTTGACATCCCGTCTCAGGATTGCATCGCGTTCAAGCCTCGTGAAGAAGGTGCAGCTCGTGGTGCTGCATCCCAGAAGGCTCATATTGCGCAAAACGTGTTGACGGGAGGGAGTGGCGCAGGTCCGCAGAACGGTCTTGTCTTGCCGTCTTCGTCCGTGGGCGTCTGCTTTCCATTCTGCGTACGAGGTGAAGTCCCCCGTCACGAGGAGGCACCAGCACCGTTCGCCTGGCTCGCGAGCGaccaggcgacgccgccgtggccaggcgcgctgcccgccgGGACTAGTTCGACGGACGCGCCGACGCCACcaccgcctccgccaccGCCAAGCGCGCGTTTTCCTTTATGCACACTGGGACCGGTAGAGGCTGCGGATGGCGCAGGGGAGGGAGAGGTACGTACCGGCGTCTCACGAAACACCGGCCCTGCCGGGACCGGAGTGCCTGGGGAACTGTGCAAAGACGTGGGCGGAGTGTCTCTGGCGCGTAACGGCTGTGCCGATGGAGCCGGCCCCAAGGCGTCCAGTAGCTGTAGCCACAAGGACTCGCCATGCGTTACGCTAGGCATCCTCGAGCCAAGTATGATTCCGCGTTCGCTGAACTGGGTTGATCGCAACAACCCCAGTGCTCCgttcgaggctgcggacaACGGAGAGGGAGCAGGTGCTGtaggcgccaggcgcgcgagacagtTGGGGATAACGTGGACGTGTCGAGGGCCCCGCGCCCACACGCTTTCCGCAGATGCCTTGAAGCATCTGTCACGCAAGCCGGAAGAGCTCGAAAGGGTTAGCCAGTTGGCGCAccagctgcagaagagctCCGTGCTACTTTCAGATAGTCGGTCGTCCTTTGACGGGGGAAAGGACGTCGATcgggaagacgcggaggcctcggcCGACGTGACTGTGGTTACTTTGCCTGCAGCGAAGCGCAAAGGGAGCACGGATGCCACTGCGGACAGGTCACAGCGAGTATCGACTGCGGCGGACAACGTGAAATGTTTTGGGCCTGGCCACGGCAAGCGACAGGGCGCTGCATCGGCTTCTCAGTCGTTCCCCCCAGGCGCAGTCGCATGCGACGCCAACAGAGAGGGTGCGCCAGCAGGCCCTGTCCTCCTGGGGAGCTACGGGAGACACTGTGAGAGCAACGGCACGCTGAACACGGTGACCCCCAAGACGTCCACGCCTATCACACAGAACGCGAGTCCAGTCACGACTAGCGCCAACAACACGCCACCCAGAGGGTTTGGCCCGAGTGGCGGCAAGCGGCAAGAGGCGTATCGTGAGGCGCCCGAGTCCCAGCCGCTTCGGGGTGAGACAAAGTTGGCCAAGAACGCAGCGGACGTGGTCGACAGGCGCACGCAGGAAAACGCAGATGGAACGGGGTCAGGCGTGATGCCGGCAGGCACCATGGCTCACGAGAAAGGGGACAGGCTGGCGACCTGGTTGTAA
- a CDS encoding hypothetical protein (encoded by transcript BESB_064950) yields the protein MARPRVFSEKALAEFEQAVFQWRSHRPRAHTDPPPAANVSPRCPPVGMHHPVAGLRSPRRLVTSPSPRRICPRVALRSTLMIFPPFAPPTAWSSSRSSFSTSLSFPPVSTRRAAEAEGGPHRAWGSPPSSLPVCVRSASPQGSLPPSASLCLLFSAELGNAGSFLVSEPDPHFPHLPPRAYSVSPSNPFLVGSTDVPSRRLPSSPVWFRAACDFSLSSVDCRTLSGSFFSRLFFSSSSRRGTTKSRSAAKARRGSLRRELRFFLLCVHPDRTMDFPEEARRANATALSELNAYIDRIECLLTTLPLSPSSPIASSPLSDPFLAKKLMFFVPYKTVTGRVLDGRVRPVYVHLNSISMHPSRSEVENLAENLCCSLVKAVEAPVDQFDAVQNNPLFGAPGNNGEDAGHPERLLTSKHAGRDRLQALWDAQTEEIMFKAALYQPDEKHTRRVQLMNREFRRQEASLVRRAMRIKNRRVRKQRLAAVAEKAESKVREKFGPDPPEPPAELAEHLGRVAVAEAGCHPDFVFFQPSLSPAQKEEALRRLCGGHLEKEAHRWLLQNLLKELRRPPTPVPLIIGTEFAALIERGLALIPFDFDVWQLADFLEEHLDAVRQGRTKVRDTPQGVRRTHAESTSELLDELKDVYR from the exons ATGGCTCGGCCTCGTGTCTTCTCGGAGAAGGCGTTAGCCGAGTTCGAGCAAGCAGTCTTTCAGTGGCGTTCACACAGACCCCGAGCTCATACCGACCCCCCGCCGGCCGCAAATGTTTCCCCCCGATGCCCTCCAGTTGGGATGCATCACCCCGTGGCGGGGCTGCGTAGCCCCAGGCGCCTCGTGACTTCACCTAGTCCTCGCAGGATATGTCCGCGCGTGGCTCTCCGCAGCACGTTAATGATTTTCCCGCCCTTCGCACCGCCGACTGCTTGGTCTTCTTCACGGAGCTCCTTCTCgacttctctctccttccccccGGTCTCGACGCGTCGAGCTgccgaggcagaaggcgggCCTCATCGGGCTTGGGGGTCCCCACCTTCATCGCTGCCTGTCTGTGTtcgctccgcctctccgcaggGCTCGCTGCCCCCGTCTGCTTCTTTGTGTCTCCTATTCTCTGCTGAGCTTGGAAACGCAGGGTCCTTTCTCGTGAGCGAGCCTGATCCGCACTTTCCCCaccttcctccgcgcgcgtatTCCGTCTCGCCTTCTAATCCGTTTCTCGTGGGCTCCACCGACGTTCCGTCCCGCCGtttgccttcctcgcctgtgTGGTTCCGAGCCGCCTGCGACTTTTCGCTTTCGTCTGTTGATTGTCGCACTCTCTCcggcagcttcttctcccgtctgtttttttcttcatcGTCGCGGCGGGGCACGACCAAGTCGCGGTCGGCAGCGAAGGCTCGCCGGGGCTCTTTGAGGCGCGAGTTGCGATTCTTCCTTCTGTGCGTACACCCCG ATCGAACTATGGACTTTCcggaagaagcgcgaagagcgaacGCAACCGCCTTGTCTGAACTGAATGCGTACATCGACCGAATCGAGTGCTTGCTGACgacgctgcctctctccccttcctcgccgattgcttcctcgcctctcagCGATCCCTTTCTCGCGAAAAAGCTAATGTTTTTTGTTCCCTACAAGACCGTGAccggccgcgtcctcgacgGTCGCGTCCGCCCGGTGTACGTCCACCTCAACTCCATCAGCATGCATCCTTCCCGCAGCGAAGTAGAAAACCTGGCCGAAAA TCTGTGCTGCTCCCTCGTGAAAGCCGTGGAGGCGCCGGTGGATCAGTTCGACGCCGTTCAGAACAATCCGTTGTTCGGAGCTCCGGGGAACAATGGCGAGGACGCCGGTCATCCAGAGCGCCTTCTGACCTCAAAACACGCTGGAAG AGATCGTCTGCAAGCCTTATGGGATGCCCAGACGGAGGAGATTATGTTCAAGGCTGCTCTCTACCAACCAGATGAAAAGCACACTCG GCGCGTTCAGCTGATGAACCGAGAGTTCCGCAGACAGGAGGCTTCTCTTGTCCGGCGGGCGATGCGCATCAAG AATCGCCGAGTGAGGAAGCAGCGTCTCGCAGCGGTGGCCGAGAAGGCAGAGTCCAAG GTCCGTGAGAAATTCGGTCCCGATCCTCCAGAGCCACCTGCAGAGCTCGCAGAACACCTCGGACGGGTTGCGGTTGCTGAGGCAGGCTGTCATCCGGACTTTGTATTCTTTCagccctccctctctccagcACAAAAGGAA GAGGCactccggcgcctctgcggaggccaCTTGGAGAAGGAGGCTCACCGGTGGCTGCTTCAGAATCTTTTgaaggagctgcggaggcccCCCACCCCAGTCCCTCTCATTATCGGGACAGAGTTCGCAGCTCTAATCGAACGAGGACTCGCTCTC ATCCCTTTCGACTTCGACGTGTGGCAGCTCGCCGACTTCCTCGAGGAACATCTCGATGCCGTCCGCCAGGGCAGGACAAAGGTACGGGACACGCCACAGGGAGTGAGGCGAACTCACGCTGAGTCCACTTCAGAG CTGCTCGACGAGTTGAAGGACGTGTACAGATGA
- a CDS encoding hypothetical protein (encoded by transcript BESB_064960), giving the protein MASIKESVAAASGALPVASDSGAFAEGPFPTRRLLHRDTPCAEAAYRVVPQPSYATANLKSLAAGQGIYHLPVDEFTSLSTTAESSTPAGATPTARASLPFVVDEASAADMKDIPTSQTPRTHRWGFPIASQVTRRGTEADEAASASREGSAGGTFVSASFRDGDPRLRPVEDGPPPGTAGSRLPAESSCQSANCPPQSAVLLPPPPPAAQTDERSDAVTPTERVLRAPGDAVLSARVDACKGDSTMDAGGARAARSFENLPRQVAHLSYRGTCTEEKKGAQSRSGTGASTSGDSGVNAATLDGFRMSNARSMESDLEVQNFVNSLSAERDLYRAAFGAAQDELEELQGSNLQLQKALGDADRRLLHSKLQLQRQQRQLAAAEQRISWESSRREDARSRRANSVYEWTRNGKGAASGSDPLSVPGVRATSKGSAAAYRQQEFCSSRQDCATGPSGAPCDSRSERASPSCRERHSRRRSPPEYLLSPSVLSASDSRLAAPAPDPSKTQTACGKSSAPLQKRNGAQEASRECQARVLTSSVLCPLSRQETLEKRLAEGMQNNCGVDSSSRENGGRSGLRSSRVQDKHGSGEASGVAEGISGRSEASMGPRGEDLQSEGPAAIQEGAAVVSTSPSAAPERLAEEATSRGVTGTSGRPVPQDPTAEGVSSPALRSYSCDTLPGLEERYRCRARTPTTEDVDRQSRFVSRLVALDSELDDRTSLPSFEHRDSPKSAGNEAHLKEDQDRLHGDSGTSRKSIVDSYSWLQKLANSISAGEYPSVELLVRGAEEQQQLVRVAQAMEEEREQYVDAVANLHSELRSVRDEACIYLLAHQQQAADLQQEADEAHGAADFWLETHLRWMKKWQRMGYGAFLYLPSPPGMSAEEKRRQQQELFQSEVHRLMAVGDCGDSPTEASLVPGVAAEGQTSASERTLQSLRAVDAVSAGHVLVLDDGDIDDSDPRESEADKDLSWAMPDDFVRVCGGGADPKGRKNARCAKTGSEREVQANDSFSLRTAWLERQGEKRLLWFLD; this is encoded by the exons ATGGCGAGTATCAAAGAGTctgtcgccgcagcgtccgGTGCTCTGCCTGTCGCGAGCGACTCCGGAGCTTTCGCGGAAGGCCCGTTCCCGACTCGTCGACTCCTACACAGAGACACACCGTGCGCTGAGGCTGCATACCGCGTCGTGCCGCAGCCTTCCTACGCGACTGCGAATCTGAAATCTCTCGCCGCAGGTCAGGGTATCTATCACCTGCCAGTCGATGAATTCACCTCGTTGAGCACGACAGCTGAGTCCTCCACACCGGCCGGGGCGACTCCtactgcgcgcgcctccctgccCTTTGTGGTTGAtgaggcgagcgcagccgaCATGAAAGACATTCCGAcgtcgcagacgccgaggaccCACAGATGGGGCTTCCCAATCGCCTCGCAGGTAACTCGTCGCGGAACTGAGGCGGACGAAGCAGCCAGTGCGTCTCGCGAGGGTTCCGCAGGTGGCACATTTGTGTCTGCATCGTTTCGCGACGGAGaccctcgcctgcgcccggtGGAAGACGGGCCACCGCCTGGAACAGCAGgctcgcgcctgccggctGAGTCCTCCTGTCAGTCCGCAAACTGCCCGCCCCAAAGCGCGGTGTtgttgccgccgcctcctcccgcggCTCAGACTGATGAACGTTCGGATGCCGTGACGCCTACGGAACGCGTTCTTCGAGCACCCGGGGACGCGGTCCTTTCTGCACGCGTAGACGCGTGTAAAGGGGATTCCACCATGGACGCTGgtggcgcacgcgcagccagAAGCTTTGAGAACCTGCCTCGGCAAGTCGCTCATCTCAGCTATAGGGGGACATGCacggaagagaaaaagggagCTCAGAGTCGATCCGGCACTGGGGCTAGCACGAGCGGAGACAGTGGCGTAAACGCAGCGACCCTGGATGGTTTCAGAATGAGCAATGCGAGATCTATGGAATCGGACCTTGAAGTACAAAATTTTGTGAATTCGCTGAGCGCCGAAAGGGATTTGTACAGAGCGGCCTTTGGGGCGGCCCAGGACGAGCTAGAAGAGTTACAGGGGAGCAACCTCCAGCTCCAGAAAGCACTCGGAGACGCCGATAGACGCCTGCTGCATTCGAAattgcagctgcagcgccagcagcgtcagctcgccgccgcggagcagaGGATTTCGTGGGAAAGCTCCCGGAGGGAGGATGCAAGGAGCCGGAGGGCGAACAGCGTTTACGAGTGGACGCGAAATGGCAAGGGCGCGGCAAGTGGGTCTGACCCTTTGTCGGTCCCCGGTGTGCGCGCCACAAGCAAGGGTTCCGCAGCCGCATATCGCCAACAGGAATTCTGCAGCTCTAGACAGGATTGTGCCACCGGCCCCTCCGGCGCTCCTTGCGACTCTAGAAGCGAACGAGCGTCGCCGAGCTGTCGAGAAAGACACTCGCGACGACGTAGTCCTCCGGAGTATTTGCTCTCCCCCTCCGTCCTGTCAGCCTCTGACTCGAGGCtagctgcgcctgcgccagatCCCTCCAAGACGCAGACTGCCTGCGGAAAGTCCTCTGCACCCCTGCAAAAGAGGaacggcgcgcaggaggcgtcTCGCGAGTGCCAGGCGCGCGTCCTCACATCCTCGGTGCTCTGTCCTCTCAGCCGCCAAGAGACTTTAGAGAAGCGACTCGCGGAAGGGATGCAAAACAACTGCGGAGTCGATTCGAGTTCCCGAGAGAACGGTGGTCGCAGCGGCCTTCGCAGCAGCCGGGTGCAGGACAAGCATGGCAGCGGAGAGGCCTCCGGTGTTGCGGAGGGCATTTCAGGCCGCTCGGAGGCCTCTATGGGCCCTCGAGGGGAAGATTTGCAGAGCGAGGGCCCAGCTGCGATTCAGGAGGGGGCCGCGGTCGTCTCGACTTCcccgtctgcagcgccggagCGCTTAGCAGAGGAGGCCACGAGTCGGGGCGTCACGGGCACTTCTGGTAGGCCTGTGCCTCAAGACCCCACCGCAGAAGGGGTCTCTTCACCTGCCCTGCGGTCCTATTCCTGCGACACACTGCCAGGCCTCGAAGAGAGGTACCGCTGCCGTGCGCGGACCCCGACGACAGAGGATGTCGATCGTCAAAGTCGGTTTGTCTCTCGGCTAGTTGCACTCGACTCAGAGCTTGACGACAGAACGTCACTTCCGTCATTTGAGCACCGGGATAGTCCGAAATCGGCGGGCAATGAGGCGCATCTGAAAGAAGATCAGGACCGTTTGCACGGTGACTCAGGGACCTCGCGGAAAAGCATTGTCGATTCCTACTCTTGGCTGCAGAAACTCGCCAACAGCATTTCTGCCGGAGAGTATCCAAGCGTCGAGCTGCTAGtacgaggcgcggaagaacAGCAGCAACTGGTCCGCGTCGCACAAGCAATGGAGGAGGAAAGAGAACAATATGTTGATGCCGTCGCGAACTTGCATTCAGA GCTGCGTTCTGTTCGCGATGAGGCATGTATTTATCTGCTGGCGCATCAGCAACAGGCGGCGGATCTCCAGCAAGaagccgacgaggcgcacggcgccgcggacttCTGGCTTGAGACCCACCTTCGGTGGATGAAAAAGTGGCAGCGCATGGGCTACGGCGCATTTCTGTACCTTCCCTCCCCTCCTGGCATGTCTGccgaagagaaaaggaggcagcagcaagAGTTGTTCCAGTCCGAAGTGCATCGATTGATGGCTGTTGGAGACTGCGGCGATAGTCCCACGGAAGCCTCGTTGGTTCCCGGTGTCGCCGCTGAGGGGCAGACATCCGCCTCTGAAAGGACGCTGCAGTCGCTGCGGGCAGTCGATGCCGTAAGCGCAGGTCATGTTCTCGTCCTGGATGATGGAGACATCGATGACAGCGACCCACGTGAATCGGAGGCGGATAAAGATTTGTCGTGGGCGATGCCAGACGATTttgtgcgcgtgtgtggaGGGGGTGCCGATCCCAAGGGACGAAAGAATGCACGCTGTGCTAAAACTGGATCAGAAAGGGAAGTGCAAGCAAACGACTCTTTCAGCCTTCGAACAGCGTGGTTAGAGAGACAGGGAGAAAAGAGGCTGCTATGGTTTCTTGATTGA
- a CDS encoding hypothetical protein (encoded by transcript BESB_064940) yields the protein MLAFVAVYIHRTQLLALVDTGSEATLISPFLAELLNLPINWAFTGEASHHTSSRSGCLSTSPEATLWPPSSSIAAQSGRQQVRVSLSPQSSRSSSLVHGSCSRHHKDEETPQNCGSRIIGRVENLCVTFPVVPVELEAKQTEAADKASKRLLRGSRCDLGAGRQDRSASCGAAPGESKRRAADEHANEEDGQERRASAKSCLLPVVCDAVVLASQSADQRPGLSPSSPFSFVLGLDALLALGAVVDFPRRRLLLGDGQFAAPLFVGPPSAFGAFLREGRRAFGGDPVAPARTCSDEKEDGRIPPTRQLE from the exons ATGCTGGCCTTCGTggcggtgtacatacaccgcaCACAGCTTCTCGCACTGGTGGACACCGGCTCCGAGGCGACTCTCATTTCTCCTTTCCTCGCAGAGCTCCTCAATTTACCGATCAACTGGGCGTTCACGGGGGAGGCTTCTCACCACACATCCAGCAGGTCTGGCTGTTTGTCTACGTCGCCTGAAGCAACATTGTggccgccgtcctcctccatAGCAGCGCAGTCCGGGCGCCAGCAGGTGCGCGTTTCCCTTTCTCCTCAGTCGTCGCGGTCGTCCTCCCTCGTGCACGGGTCTTGCTCTCGCCACCACAAGGATGAGGAGACACCACAAA ACTGTGGGTCGCGGATCATTGGCCGAGTGGAAAACCTCTGCGTAACGTTCCCGGTTGTCCCCGTCGAACTGGAAGCCaagcagacagaggcagCTGACAAGGCTAGCAAGCGGCTTTTGAGGGGATCTCGATGCGACCTGGGGGCGGGGCGCCAAGACAGGAgtgcctcctgcggcgcagcaCCAGGGGAATCCaagcgacgcgctgcagacgagcaCGCAAATGAGGAAGACGGccaggagaggcgcgcatCTGCGAAGTCCTGCTTGCTTCCCGTTGTATGTGATGCCGTGGTGCTTGCGTCTCAATCGGCGGACCAGAGGCCGGGCCTGTCTCCTTCATCACCGTTCTCCTTTGTCTTGGGCTTAGACGCTTTGCTGGCACTTGGTGCAGTCGTCGATTTTCCGCGCCGAAGACTTCTGCTTGGAGACGGTCAGTTCGCCGCCCCTTTGTTCGTTGGCCCCCCGTCCGCCTTTGGCGCCTTTCTACGGGAGGGCCGGCGCGCGTTCGGCGGCGATCCggtggcgccggcgcgcaccTGCTcagacgagaaggaggacgGGCGAATTCCGCCCACTCGCCAGTTGGAATGA